The window CTGTGCAAAAGCGCCTTTTCCGGACCCCCGGCGCTTTTCGCTCACGCTCTCATCTGTCTACCTTCGGGGTTCGTTTTTCGACGGGAAATATAGTTTGATGACCACTTCGCCGAAACGCATTGCCTATTCGATTTTCGCTGCGCCTGTGGCGCTGGCTCTCGCTGCCTGTGGCGGCGATGCCGACGGCGGAGTGGAAGAAGGCGATCCGATTGCCGCTATCGAAGCGCCTGAAGGCCAGGCCTGGACCGACATGGTCGAGGTCAGCGAATATGGCGGCTATGTGCTCGGCAATCCCGATGCACCGATCAAGATCGTAGAATACGCATCGCTCACCTGCCCCGCTTGCGCCGCCTTCACGCAGGAAGGCGCAGAGCCGCTGAAAGAGAACTATGTCAGCACGGGCGTGGTTTCGTATGAAATCCGCAACGCCGTTCTGAACATGTTCGATCTGACGCTGGCGGGCATGGTCCGTTGCGGTCCGGACGAGGTGTATCACCCGCTGTCCGATCAGGTATGGTACAATCTCTCTGCCCTACAGCCGCAAATCCAGCAGGGCGCTCAGGCGCTGCAGGCCGCAGGCGATCTGCCTGAAGGCCAGCGCTTCGTGCTCGTGGCCGATGCTGCCGGTTTCTACGATTTCTTCGCGCAGCGCGGTCTCAGCCGCGATCAGGCAGCAGCTTGCCTTTCGGACACCGAAAGCGTCCTCGCTATCGATGAACGCTGGCAGCAGCAGGCAGAGGAATTCGGAGTGAGCGGCACGCCGACATTCTTCGTCAATGGCGGCCGGGTCGATGGCATCACCTGGGCCGATCTCGAAGAAGCTTTGCAGCGCGCCGGCGCGCGGACCGAGTAAGCGTAAGGCGGGCGGGGGATGGAGTTTCGCAAGCTTCGCCTAAGCGGCTTCAAGAGCTTCGTCGAACCGTCCGAATTGCGCATTGAGCCGGGGCTGACAGGGGTTGTCGGCCCCAATGGCTGCGGTAAATCCAACCTTCTCGAAGCCATCCGCTGGGTGATGGGCGAAAACTCACCCAAAAGCATGCGGTCTGGCGGGATGGAGGATGTGATCTTTGCCGGCACCGCCGGACGCCCTCCCCGCGACTTCGCCGAAGTTGTCCTCCACGCTGCCGATGATGATGGCGACCCACTGGACGTAACACGCCGGATCGAGCGTGGTGCAGGCAGCGCCTATCGCCTTAACGGCGATGATGTGCGCGCCAAGGATATCTCGCTGATGTTCGCCGATGCGGCGACGGGTGCGCATTCTCCCGCCCTCGTCAGCCAGGGCAAGATCGCGCAGGTTATCGCGGCGAAGCCGACCGAGCGACGCATGATGCTGGAAGAGGCAGCTGGCATTGCCGGTCTCCACGTCCGCCGCCGCGATGCTGAAAGCAAGCTGCGCTCGACAGAGAAGAACCTCGAACGGCTCGAAGACCTCATGGCAGGACTCGACAGCCAGATTTCCTCGCTCCGGAGGCAGGCCAAGCAGGCAGAGCGCTACAAGAAGCTGTCCGACCAGATTCGCGTTGCCGAAGCGCGGCTGCTGTTCGCCCGCTGGCGCGATGCAGCAGCTGCAGCAGAGGCGGCGCGCGGCGAAGCAAAATCTGCTGATGAGAAAGTCGCCAAGGCACAGGAAGTCGCGAAGGCCGCGCAATCCGCCCAGCACGCGCTCGCCGTAAAGCTCGCCGAATTGCGCGATGAACTGGCGGACCGCCGTGACGATGCCAGCGCGCATGGTCACCGGATGGCAGCGCTTTCCAGCCAGCTCGAGGCAGCCGAGCAGCGGCTGAAGGATCTCGACCGGCAGAAAGAGCGGCTGGAGGAAGACAAGTTCGAAGCCGACCGCATGACCCAGGATGCGGCAAAGGCACTGAAAGACCTCGAAGCAGCGCTGACGGCAGGCGAGAAGGCGCTCGAAGCTGATGAAGCCGCGCGGCCTGCTTTGGCCGCCAAGGTCGAAGATACCGAGCGCGCAGGCCGTGCCGCAGAGCTCGCGCTCGCCAATGCCACGGCCAACCATGCAGGCGTGGAAGCCGAATGGCGCGTGGCCGAGGCGGAGATTGCACAGGCCCAGTTGCGGCTCGACCGGCTTGAGGCGGAAGCGAAACGCATTGCCGGCCAGCAAGCCGCGCTAACCGGCGAGAGCGATCCCGAAACCGATGTCGCAGCGGCCCAAGACGCTCTCTCCATCGCGCAGACGCAGCTTGGCGAATTGCGCGAAAAGATAGAGGCTGAGCGGAGCCGGAAGGATACCCTCGCTGAGGCGCGCGATGAGGCTGCTGCAGCCCTATCCAGCGCCAAGGCGGAACTGGTCGGTGTCGAGCGCGAATTCCAGGCGCTCAGCCGAGACCGTGACGCACGCGCGCGGCAAAAATCGGGCAAGCATGGCCTTCCCGCTGCACTTGACCGTGTGGCGGCGGAGCCCGGCTATGAACGCGCCCTCGCCGCCGTGCTGGGCCGCGATGCGAAAGCGCCGCTCGGCTCGCCCGACAGCGGAGCGGAAGGGCGTTACTGGACCGGCTCCAAAGCGCCCAATCCTGTGACAGACAGCCTCGCCAAGCACTTGCGCGATTGTCCTGACGAACTCGCCGCACGCCTCGCACTGGTCAATGTCGTGGACACGGACGATGGCCGCGATTTGGGTGCCGGCGAATGGCTGGTCACGAAGGACGGCTTCCTGCGCCGCTGGGACGGATTTATCGCTCGCGGAGAAGGGGCTGCCGAAGCGGCACGGCTGGAAGCGGATAATCGGCTGAAGGCGCTCGAAGCCGAGCTTCCTGCTCTTCGCGAAGCTGCGGAAAAAGCGGAAAGTGAGCAGGCTGAGGCACAGGAAGCGCTGGCCACCCTTCAACGCGAACTGATCGCGCACGATCGCGCTCTGGCCGAGGCATCGGAGA is drawn from Aurantiacibacter sp. MUD61 and contains these coding sequences:
- a CDS encoding AAA family ATPase: MEFRKLRLSGFKSFVEPSELRIEPGLTGVVGPNGCGKSNLLEAIRWVMGENSPKSMRSGGMEDVIFAGTAGRPPRDFAEVVLHAADDDGDPLDVTRRIERGAGSAYRLNGDDVRAKDISLMFADAATGAHSPALVSQGKIAQVIAAKPTERRMMLEEAAGIAGLHVRRRDAESKLRSTEKNLERLEDLMAGLDSQISSLRRQAKQAERYKKLSDQIRVAEARLLFARWRDAAAAAEAARGEAKSADEKVAKAQEVAKAAQSAQHALAVKLAELRDELADRRDDASAHGHRMAALSSQLEAAEQRLKDLDRQKERLEEDKFEADRMTQDAAKALKDLEAALTAGEKALEADEAARPALAAKVEDTERAGRAAELALANATANHAGVEAEWRVAEAEIAQAQLRLDRLEAEAKRIAGQQAALTGESDPETDVAAAQDALSIAQTQLGELREKIEAERSRKDTLAEARDEAAAALSSAKAELVGVEREFQALSRDRDARARQKSGKHGLPAALDRVAAEPGYERALAAVLGRDAKAPLGSPDSGAEGRYWTGSKAPNPVTDSLAKHLRDCPDELAARLALVNVVDTDDGRDLGAGEWLVTKDGFLRRWDGFIARGEGAAEAARLEADNRLKALEAELPALREAAEKAESEQAEAQEALATLQRELIAHDRALAEASESERQALRALDQAEARRERLATRREELADALKEQASQRDIAASELEAAKAKLAELPDPEAGRASLDAARAKNEATREMLQAANAALAAHDQSLAGQRERVAAQRADMKGWQARAGDAAGRLAGMSARFEEIEEERAVIAAKPEGLMREIEGGEKVRARLTEELTKAEEAVRSAEAEAREADAALADLNEALSATREHRATLAARAENEEQRREEMARLSGERFQSPPSMLSGKFEFDEEEVKASALENEELDRLVASRERIGPVNLVAADELTRIEEEHGANAAEQEELAEAVRRLRSSIGNLNREGRERLRAAFEEVDGHFRRLFTRLFEGGQAHLALVDSDDPLEAGLEIYAQPPGKRLQSLSLLSGGEQALTATALIFALFLTNPAPICVLDEVDAPLDDANIERFCDLLDSMVRETNTRYLIVTHNAVTMSRMHRLFGVTMVEKGVSRLVSVDLGEAEALAAE
- a CDS encoding thioredoxin domain-containing protein; this encodes MTTSPKRIAYSIFAAPVALALAACGGDADGGVEEGDPIAAIEAPEGQAWTDMVEVSEYGGYVLGNPDAPIKIVEYASLTCPACAAFTQEGAEPLKENYVSTGVVSYEIRNAVLNMFDLTLAGMVRCGPDEVYHPLSDQVWYNLSALQPQIQQGAQALQAAGDLPEGQRFVLVADAAGFYDFFAQRGLSRDQAAACLSDTESVLAIDERWQQQAEEFGVSGTPTFFVNGGRVDGITWADLEEALQRAGARTE